The genomic DNA ATCATGGTCAGGTGCATGGAAGGCGCGGCATCCTCCACAGCGCGCGAGGAGGGCTTCATCACCACGATACGGTCGAAATTCCCCGGCATAACGGTGCTGTCCGATAACCAGTATGCGGGCGCAACCACCGAAAGCGCCTACAGAACCTGCGAGAACCTGCTCAACCGCTTCGGCGATGTCGAGGTCATCTTCACCCCCAATGAGTCGAGCACCTTCGGCTGTCTCAGGGCGCTCCAGGATTACGGCCTCGCGGGAAAGGTGTTCTTCGTCGGCTTCGATTCATCCGAAAAGCTCATACAGGCGCTCCGGGACGGGGAAATCAACGGTCTCGTGGTGCAGAATCCCTATAAGATGGGGTATGACGGCGTCAAAACGGCGGCTGCGTATCTGAGGCACAAGCCCTTTCAGCAGCACATCGACACCGGTGTCTACCTCGTGACCAGAGAAAACATGGATGATCCGGACATGGTACGGCTTATCAGACCGGCGATCGAGTGACGGGAAAAACAGGGACAAAGAGATCAAAGAATAAAATCTGGTTATTCATTTAGTGCATAAAACTTACGAATAAGATATTTTTACACGTTACCGTGTCATTCCCGTGAAAACGGGAATCCATCATCTCATGCTCATGACAGCGCAATAGTAAGACTGGATTCCCAATTCACTTCGTTCTTGGGAATGACAATACTCGTATATTAGTGATTATAATCTGATTAAATAACCAGATATAACAATACATTTCGAACAATCGGGGAGTGAAACCATGAAAATCGCGGTATGTACAGCCGTTCTTGCAACATTGATGATTGTCGCATGTTTCGATGGAGTAAGCACCGTTTCGGCCCAGGAGCTCGTGCTCGGCTATTATCCGGCATGGGGCAAGGAACGCTATCCGGCCGAGGCAATCAATTTCAGCATTCTCACAAACATCATCCATGCCTTTGCCTGGCCGGATTCGGCCGGAAACATCGTGCTCTGGGAAGGTTTTGCATACCCCGGGCTTGTCGAGGCAACCCACCGCGCCGGGAGAAAAATCACCGTGGCGCTCGGCGGCTGGGGAAACTGCACGGGATTCCCTCCTGTGACGGCCGACCCCGCTCTGAGGGCGCGTTTCATCGCGAACATCATGGATTTCTGCCGGACGAACGGCTATGACGGCATCGATCTCGACTGGGAGTTTCCCGCCAATCCCGCAGAACGCGGTAACCTCACCATTCTGGTGAACGAGCTGCGCAAAGCGGCCGACAAATCCGGGAATCCGTTTCTCATCACCATGGCAGTCTCCGCGGGAACGTGGTCGGGCGACCACAACGATTATGCCGCGCTCAAAGACAAGGTCGACTGGTTCAATGTCATGACCTACGATTTCTACGGCTCGTGGACGGCGGTCGCGGGACACAACGCACCTCTCTACGGTTCCCAGGAATCGGTGAACACGTCCGTCGCGTTTCTCACGAAAAAAATGGGCGTTCCGCCGGAAAAGATTCTGCTCGGCCTCCCGTTCTACGGCCGTCAGTTCAAAACCATGCAGCTTTATGGTCCAAAAACAGGCGGCGACGGAATATCGTACAGGGATATAGTGAAAAGGCTCGACGAGGGCTGGACACGGTCATGGGACGATGTCTCCATGGTCCCGTATCTCGTGAATCCCGAGAAAAACACGATGATTTTCTACGACGATCCGGAGTCCATAGCGATCAAGTGCGCCTATGCCCGCGAAAAGAAACTCCGGGGAGTGATGATCTGGTCTATCGGAAGCGACTACATGGATGGCAGCCAGCCCCTCCTCGAAGCAATCGGAAAGGCAAAGGGCGCAGCCGGCAATTACTGAGCTGCACCGTTTCAGCAGGCGCGTGTTAAAAGAGTCTCCCGTGAACGGGGGAGTGCATTATTTATCGCCCTTCAAAAATGAACGCCATGACACCCATGCGGATCATTTTTATTCCGAGGGCGATCAGGAGAAGCATGGTTATTTTCGATATAACTCTGATCCCGTTCTTTCCGAGGATTTTTTCGATACGGACGCCGTAATAAAAGGCGAGGCCGGTGACGAAAATCATGGTGAGAAACGCCATGAGGGATGGCGCGGTGCCATGAATATCGACCAGCAGCATCATGGTGCTGATGACCGCCGGGCCGATGATGAGCGGTATCCCGAGGGGAACGATGCTGAAGGATTCCGTGGGCTTGCGGAGTTTTTTCTCCTCGCCGAGAAGATCGTCGATGCCCATGAGAACGAGGATAAGCCCGCCGCCGACCTGGAAATCCTCGATGGTTATTTCCATGGCGTTGAGGAGTACTTTCCCGAGAAAAAGAAAAAAGAGCCCCACGGAAAAAGCGGTCAGGAGTCCGAGACGGAGCACCGACTTTTTCCTGTCCTCCGGCAGCTCCTTCACGAGGAAAAGATAGATGGGAAGAATACCGATCACATCCTCGGCAATGGCAATTTTTACAAG from bacterium includes the following:
- a CDS encoding substrate-binding domain-containing protein, translating into MRVHTAVLAGVLAALCAAGCGKNGGQDQSAKPGSRLTIAVIPKGSTHEFWKAIHAGALDASKEEQVDIIWKGPIKEDDREEQIQTVESFIAAKVDAIVLAPLDDRALLPCVREAKLTGIPTVIVDSDLVGNDHIAFIATDNYRGGVIGAELAGKLVSGSGRLIMVRCMEGAASSTAREEGFITTIRSKFPGITVLSDNQYAGATTESAYRTCENLLNRFGDVEVIFTPNESSTFGCLRALQDYGLAGKVFFVGFDSSEKLIQALRDGEINGLVVQNPYKMGYDGVKTAAAYLRHKPFQQHIDTGVYLVTRENMDDPDMVRLIRPAIE
- a CDS encoding glycoside hydrolase family 18 protein translates to MKIAVCTAVLATLMIVACFDGVSTVSAQELVLGYYPAWGKERYPAEAINFSILTNIIHAFAWPDSAGNIVLWEGFAYPGLVEATHRAGRKITVALGGWGNCTGFPPVTADPALRARFIANIMDFCRTNGYDGIDLDWEFPANPAERGNLTILVNELRKAADKSGNPFLITMAVSAGTWSGDHNDYAALKDKVDWFNVMTYDFYGSWTAVAGHNAPLYGSQESVNTSVAFLTKKMGVPPEKILLGLPFYGRQFKTMQLYGPKTGGDGISYRDIVKRLDEGWTRSWDDVSMVPYLVNPEKNTMIFYDDPESIAIKCAYAREKKLRGVMIWSIGSDYMDGSQPLLEAIGKAKGAAGNY
- a CDS encoding MarC family protein produces the protein MPFLKSYFVCLVKIAIAEDVIGILPIYLFLVKELPEDRKKSVLRLGLLTAFSVGLFFLFLGKVLLNAMEITIEDFQVGGGLILVLMGIDDLLGEEKKLRKPTESFSIVPLGIPLIIGPAVISTMMLLVDIHGTAPSLMAFLTMIFVTGLAFYYGVRIEKILGKNGIRVISKITMLLLIALGIKMIRMGVMAFIFEGR